Within Candidatus Hydrogenedentota bacterium, the genomic segment CGCCCCGGCGCCCGCGCCCGCGCCCGCCCCGGCGGAGGCCGCGCCCGCGCCCGCCCCGGCGGAGGCCCCACCAGCCCCCCCGCCCCCGCCTCCGCTGACCGACATCCGGCAGGTGCAGGTGAAGGTCTGGATCAGCGAGGCCAACGAACGGGGCATTCGGGACATTGGCGCCAACCTCAACTTCAAACGCTTTGTCCGCGGCGTCGAGAAGAACGGCTCCGTCGCGGAGGCCCGCACCAACCTGCTGCCCCTGGACCAGTTTGGCACGCTCAACCTGCCGTTTCCGGACCAAAGCCTCTTTCCGCCTCCCCTGCGGTCCGACTTGGACAACAATCTGGCCAACGGGCTCCAGGACCGGCAGGGGGCCGGGCTGTCGTTCAGCATCATTGACACCCCCTACGGCACCATAGACGGCGCCATCCGCGCCCTGGAGCGCCAGTCGGACGCGGACCTTATCTCCCGCCCGGAACTCCTGGTGGCCAACGGCCAGCCCGCCCTCATCAAGGCGGGCGGACAGGTTCCGTTCCAGGACGCGAAAATCACGCCCCCTTACGCGCCGCAGCTTCAGGTGCAGTGGCGCGACGTCGGTGTGAACCTTAACTTCACCCCGGCCATCATGCCGGACAACATGGTGCAGCTCACCCTGACCACCCTCGAAGTCTCGGACGTCAACCGGATCGAAAACTTCCGCGGCGTGGACCTGCCCGTGTTCTCCACGAGGTCGCAGACCGGCGTCGTCTATGTGCCCGACAGCACAACCCTGGTGATCGGCGGCCTGACCAGCCGGGTGCTCCGCAGCACGGAGCGCCGCGTGCCCGTGCTCGGCAAGATTCCCCTGCTGGGGATCCCCTTCCGCAGCCGCAAGGCGGACTCCGAAAACCGCAACCTGCTCATCTTCGTGTCCCCCACCGTGGTGGACCTGCGGGCGCCCACGCCCCGCGCCGAGAGCGCGCTTGAGTTCTGGCGGGAGCGGGGCACCGAGTGGCTCAACACGCCCAGGATTGAAAGCGAGCGGGATGCGATGCAGGTTGGTCTCTAGGCCGGGCCGCGCCCGGCAGGGCACGGAATAATGCCGGGAATCATGGAGGATGTCCGCTTCCTGTCCGAGACCCTTCCCGGCCGGGAAAGCCAGTCGGAGGAGGAGGAGCGCGCCGCCGACTACATCCACGGGCGGCTCTCCTCGGTCACGCCGGATACGGAAATCGAGCCCTTCTCCTGCGTGGACAACTGGGAGCTGGTGGTCGCCTCGTATCTCGCCGAATTCCTGCTGGTGGCCCTGGCCGCCGTGTGGTGGCCCCTGCCTGCCGCGCTCTACGGCGGCGCGGTGGCCTTCTCCTTTCTCGCCGAGTGGTCCGGCCGTCCGGTGTTTTCCCGCCTGCTGCCCGCCTACGAGTCCGCCAATGTGGTCGCGCGCATGGAGGCGCTGCGGCCCCGGCGTGTCTTCCTGCTCACCGCGCGCTATGACAGCGGCCCGGCCACGCTGCTGACCGCGCCCGGCGCCGCCGCGGCGCAGCGCGCCCTGCACCGCCTCCTGCTTCTTGCCATGACCGTGGTCATCGCCACCTGCGTGGTGGAGGGCGCGGCGGTTCTCGGCGGCGCCGAGAATCCGGCCATGCCCTGGTTTCGGTGGGCCGCCGCCGCCGCGCTCGGCATCGGCGCCGTCCTGTACTTCATCGCCGCCGCCTGGGGAGGCGACGCGCCGGGGGCCAACGGCAACGCGTCCGGCGTCGCCGCGCTGATCCGCGCGGCCGAACTGCTGCGCGAGTCCCCCCTGGACGACTCGGATGTCTGGCTGGCGGCGACCGGCGCGCACGGCCGGGGCCGCGCGGGAATCCGCGTCCTCCTTGGAGGCGCCGGGGTGGAAAAGCCGCTCACCCATGTCATCAATCTGGAAAGCGTCGGGCGGGGCACCCTCCGCCACACCGTTGCCGAGGGGATGCCCGTGGCCATGAACTGCGGCGCCCTCCTGCGGGCCGCCGCAGCCAAAGCCGACGAAACCCTTCCGGTGCCCCCGGTGCGCCTCACCAGCGTCGCGACCGACGCCCACACCTCCCTGGCGGGCGGGTGGAACGCCCTCAGCATTGTCGGGCTGGACGCGGACGGCGTGCCCTGCGGCTGGCAGTGGACCGAAGACACGGCGGACCTGGTCGAGGCGGACCAGATCGAGCGGGCCGCCGTGTTTGCCGTCGCCGTCATGCGCGAGCTGGAGCGGCTGGACCACGACTGACCCTTCTGGGCGGCCGGGTTTCCGCGGGCAGGTTGGGGCGCCGCGGGGGCTTCGGGTATACTTTCCGTGCCCAGGCGTGTTTGGGCGCACACTTCCACAGGAGAACGCCGCCATGCAGATCAACCCCGAGATTTTCCGAGAGTACGACATCCGCGGCATCGCGGGAAAAGACCTGGACGAGTCCTCGATGGAGACCATCGGAAAGGCATACGTCGCCTACATGCGCGGCAAACGGAAGCACAACTGCGTCGTGCTGGGGCGCGACGGGCGCCTCACCGGGAAGGCCTACGCCAACGCGCTCATTGACGGCGTCACCTCCTGCGGGATGAACGTCATTGACATCGGCATGGTGCCCACCCCCGTGCTCTATTACGCCATGCAGGTGCTCGACGTGGACGGCGGCCTCATGCTCACTGCGAGCCACAACCCGAAGGAATACAACGGGCTCAAGGTCGGCGTCGGCAAGACCACCATCTACGGCGGGGAAATCCAGAAGCTCGGCCGCATCGCCGCCGCGGGGAAGTTCCCCAAGGCCCCGGCGAAGCCCGTCACCATCACCCGCCTGGACATGAAGCCCGCCTACCTCCGCCGCGTCCGCCAGATCATTAAACTCGCGCGGCCCCTCAAGGTGGTGGTGGACGCCGCCAACGGCGTCGGCGGCCTGACCGCCATCGGCCTGTACCGCTCCCTCGGCTGCGAGGTCATCCCGCTGTTCTGCGAGGTGGACGGCAATTTCCCGAACCACCACGCCGACCCCACCAAGAAGGCCAACCTGACCGACATCATCAAGGCGGTCAAGAAGCACAAGGCGGACGTCGGCATCGCGTTCGACGGCGATGTGGACCGCCTCGGTGGCTGCGACGAGAAGGGCAACATGCTGCCCGGCGACCGCCTGCTCGCGCTTTTCGCCCGCAGCATCCTCGCGGAGAAGCCGGGCGCGACGATCCTCGGCGAGGTCAAGTGCTCGCGCGGCCTCTACGAGGACATCCGGAAGCACGGCGGCAACGCCGTCATGTGGCGCACGGGCCACTCCCACATCAAGGCGGCCATGAAGACGCTGCACGCCGAACTGGCCGGCGAGATGAGCGGCCACATCTTCTTCAAGCACCGCTGGTACGGGTTCGACGACGCCGTCTACGCGGGCGCGCGCCTGCTGGAGATCGTCGCCGCGGGAAAACAGCCCCTGAGCGCGCACCTCGCCACCATTCCCGAGCGTCCCGGCACCCCGGAGATGGAGGTCACCTGCGCGGACGCCAAGAAATTCGAGGTGGTCCGCCGCGCCACGGAGTATTTCCAGAAGGAGCTGAAGCTCGACGTGGTCACCATAGACGGCGCGCGCATCGAGTTCCCCGACGGCTGGGGCCTTCTGCGCGCCTCCAACACGGCGCCCAAACTGGTCATGCGCGTGGAGGCCGACACACCGAAACGCGTGAAGGCCATTGAGAAGCTCATCATGGACAAACTGAACGAGCTGCTTGCCTGAGCGCGGCGCGCCTTCCCAGGACAACAGAACCGCCCCTTCCGGATGCCGGAAGGGGCGGTTGTTCTTGCCGTCGTTCAGTTCACTGGGGCAGCAGGGCCAGCCCGCCGTAGCCCAGCGGCGCGTAGACCCCCTCCGCGCTGAAACGCAGCGCGAGGGGGTAGCCGCCGAGGGCGGTCGCCTCCCCCAGTACGGGTCCGGCGTCCCCGAGGTCCACCCGGGCGAGGACCGCGCCGCACACGGAGAGATAGGCCCGCGTCCCGCGCACCCCCGTCAACTGCGCGGATCCGTCGGTCAGCCCCACACTTCCCCCGTCGGCCAGCGCGCCGTCCGCACCGACACGCGCCGCGCCGATGCCGGTCGTTTCGTCCCACGTGAGGAAGAACGCCGCGGAATCCCCGGCCGCCAGTTCACCCGCCGAGTCAGGAAGCTCCAGGCGCGACAGGTGCGTCACCGCGCCGTCCCCCCCGTCCCAGGCGAGGGTGTTCAGGATGCGTCTCCACGACCAGCCCTCACCGTACTGGGTGTCCTCAAACACCCAGGCCCCGGAGGCCGCGTCGTGGAACAGGAAGGTCCCCGGCACGTTCGCCGCGGGCCCCAGGGTCAGCGTGTCCGGCATCAGGCTGCGCAGGTAATAGGCGCACTGCGGGCGGCCGCCCCGGTCGTCGGGCGCGGCGTAGCACGATGTGATCCAGAAAGCCCCCGCATCCCCCGCCACGGCGCGGACATCCTCCGCGCCCAGCAGGGGGGTGCCCGCCACGACCCCTGTTTCCGTGTCCAGCACCGCAAGGGCGGGCAGTGAGACGGGCGAGTCGCCCGGCCCCATGGTCTGCGTGGGGTATCCCACCAGTCCCAGCCACTTCCCTGTCATGACCGCCGCGTCTCCGCCGCCATACCCCCCCCAATACCCGTAAACGCGCTTCTCAGCGCCCGCCGCCCCCGGTTCGGACGCGGCCCCCTCCGGCATGCCAACGTCATACAGGGGCATGGGGTATCCCCGCCCGCCGCCCCACCAGGGGTTCAGTTCCACCCGCTGCTTCCACACCACCCCCGGCAGCGCGGCGTCCGGCGGGCAGGCCACGCGGAAGACCTCATAGAAGCCCTGCCCCCCCGTGTCCTCCCAGTCGTATCCCGTGGCCGTGACGATCATGCCGTCGGCCACAGGGAAGGTCTCCAGAAGGCTGTTCCGCGTCAGTTCCAACGCCTCGGAGGCCGCAACCCCGTTAACGTTCAACCGCACCGAGACCGCGCCGTCGGAGTATGACTGGAGCACTTCGAGTCCGCGGCCGGGGGAGAGGGGCTGATAGTCCGCCACATACTCCGCCAAGGGGATCCGCGCGCTGACGGCCGGGGAGGACAGGTCGCCCGTGATGGCCGCCAGCTCCTCGCTGGTCACGCCGTAGTAGCCGCCGCCGTAGTCAAAGGACCGCAGGACGCCCCCCCGGAGGTCCACATGCCCCAGCAGGCCGAGGCTGTCCGGGGTCCAGGCCACAAACTGAAGGCGGTCGTAGCCGCCGTTGTCATTCCATCCGCTGAAGGGGACGATCAGCAGGTTGTCGAGCACCGTGAAGGCCTTCACGTCGCCGTAGGCGCTGGACCAGGACCAGTCGTCCCCGAAGGTTTCCCGCTGGACCAGAAACGGCGCCGCAGGATCGGCGACGTTGAACAGGCTCACGCACACGCGGTTGTGGCCGTCCGTGTCGTCCACCCCCAGGGCGACCAGCCGGTCGCCGCGCGGCTCGATATGGGTGGACCAGCCCGGCACCTCCAGCGTTCCCGTGACCGCCGGGGCGGCGGGGTCGGAAAGGTCCAGCACAAACAGCGGGTCTTTGGTCAGATAGGTGACCACATAGGCGCGGGGCCCCTCAAACCGGGTCGCGTAGGCCGTTTCCCCCACAGCGGCGGAAAGAGTGGTCTGCCCCAGCACGGCCGGGGCGTCGGGGTTCGCGAGGTCCACCGTGGTCACATAGGTCTGCCGGTCCGGCCACCAGGAGTTGGAGACCACCCGGAGCACGCCGTTCCACGGGTCCATTTTGAACCGGTCCGCGAGATAGCCCGGCACCGAGCAGGTCCCCCGCACGGCCATTCGGCCGCCGGGATCGCTGATGTCCACGTACTGGATGGTCGTGGTCTGGGTGTCGCCCCAGACCTGCGACGCCACAAACAGCGCGTCCGCCGAGGCCTGGATCAGGTTTCCGTACCCCTCAAAACGCACCGTTTCCACGGGCCGGAGGTCCGCCGGGTTGGAAATGTCCACGCTGGTCACCCAGGAGGAGCTGGTCTGCTCCTTCACGGCCTCCGTGGAAACCACGCCGCCATCCTCCCAGGAATAGGAGAACTCGGCGCACACGGCGTACAGGGCGTTCCCGACCAGGCGGCTGTCAATGAAATCCCCGGGCAGGGACACGGACCCGAGCACCTGCGGGGCGGCGGGGTCGGCCACGTCCACCGCGACAATGCGGGAACCCATGGCGCAGTGGAGCAGCCCGTCGTCCCCCCGGGTGACATCCACGGCGTATCCCGTGAGTATCCAGACGCGCCCGCCCTCAAGGTACAGATCGCGGGGATACCCGGAAACGGGGACCGTGGACAGGACCTGGAACGTGTCCAAGTCCACCACGGCAAGGCCCCGGTACTGGTTCAGGATGTAGAGCAGGCCGCCGTCCCGCCGGATGACATCGGGCTCCACCACCCCGCGCGGCGTCTCGTTTTCCACATCGCCGCCGCCGACCAGCGTGTCCGTTTCCGCGTACCGCGCGCTCCAGCCGGACCCCGCCGAAAAGAAGGACGGTGATTCCGGATTGACGGGCGGGGGAACGGTGGGATCGTCCGGGTTTGCGGGTTTTTTGAACCAGGCAGGGCATCCCGCCAGACATGCCAGCACCAACACCAAAACCAACGCGACAGCTGTCTTGCGCATGGCCTTCTCTCCCGAACGGGTCGGTGTTACGCGATTGATGGACACAGTCCACCGCCGTTATTATACACCCGGGTCCGGAAACTGTTACCGCGTTTCCGCCCTGGATTCCGGCGGGCCGCGGGTCCGCAGAACTGGGAGACATGCCATGAAGACGTCCGGAACCGCCCTCGTCACCGGCGCCAGCCGGGGCATCGGCCGGGGTATCGCCCTGGCCCTGGCCGCCAAAGGCTTCAATATCGCCGGGGTGGCCACCCGGCATGTCCCCGGCGACCCGGAGGACAACCTGGAGACGCTGCGGCGCACGGTCGAGGCCCTGGGGCGGGAATGCCTGCCCGTGGCCGGGGACCTCTCCGACCTGTCCGCCCATCAGGCAATGGTGGACGCGGTGGTGGGGCGCTTCGGTGCGGTGGACGTCCTGGTGAGCAACGCTGGGGTCGCGCCGCTGGTCCGGGCGGACCTGCTGGAATGTTCCCCGGAGAGTTACGACCGCGTCATGGGGATCAACCTGCGCGGCCCCTTCTTTTTCAGCCAGACCGTGGCGAAACGCATGATCGCCCAGGTGGAGGCGGGTCTGGCCCCACCCCGCATGGTCTTCATCACCAGCATCTCCAGCCGGGCGGCCAGCGCGAACCGTCCGGAATACTGCGTCAGCAAGGCCGGCCTCAGCATGACCGCCAAGTGCTTCGCCGTCCGCCTCGCCCCCTACGGCATCCCCGTCTTCGACGTGCAGCCCGGCGTGATCGCCACGGACATGACGGCGGGGGTCACGGAGAAGTATGACCGCCTCATTGGGGAGGGGCTCCTGCTCACGCCCCGCTGGGGCACGCCGGAGGACATTGGCCGCGCGGTGGCGGCCCTGGCGGAGGGTTCGTTTGACTACGCCACCGGCGCCGTCATCGAGGTCGGCGGCGGCTTTGGGGTTGAGCGCCTGTGATCAGTGCAGCAGGAGAAGGGGGCAGGGGGCGCTGTGGAGGACGTAGGCGGTGGTGCTGCCGACGACCAGTTGCCGCAGCTTTGAGTGGCCGAAGGCGCCCATCACGATGACAGCGGCCCCGCTTTCGCCCGCGTAGGCCGAGATTTCCTCGCCCGCGTCGCCCTGCCGCGCCACGCACACGATTTCCAGCCCTTCCCGGGACTCCAGATAGCCCAGCGCCTCGCCCTGCACGGCCTCCGCGTCGTTTCGCACCGTGACCAGATGCAGGGCCATGCCCCATTCGCGGGCGACATCCGCCCCGGTGCGCAGCGCCTTGCGCGCGTGGGGGCTGCCGTCGTAGGCCACCACCACCTTGTCGCCCTCTGGGGCCGCGGCGCCGGTGACGAGAACCGGCGTGGAGGCACGCCGGACCACGGCCTGCGCCGTGGACCCGGCCAGCCCCTCCAGCCAGGGGCTGTGCTCGCCGCCCCGGCCGAGCACGATCAGGTCGGCGAGCTCGCCGGCCTCCACGATGACCCGCGGCACGATGCCCGTGGCCAGGGTTGTCTCGCAGGGAACGCCCCGCTCCGCGCACAGCCGCTCCACCTCCTCCAGCGCGCTGAGGCCGTGGACCTCCAGCAGGGAGGAGATGTTGCCGGTGTAGTTGACATAGGGGGCCGTGCCCAGGGAGGCCGAGATGTCGCGCAGGAAGGGGCCCTCAAGGAGCTTCACGTCCACCACATGCAGCGCCATGATGGAGGCGCCGTGCTTCTCCGCCAGCGCCAGCGCATAGGTCACGCCCCTGCGGGCCATGTCGCTCCCGTCCGTGGGAACCAGCATCCGCTTGATCATGCGAACCGTCCTTTGTCGGCGGGGAAACCCATTCCGGCGCCCTCAGGCGACGGCTTCCGCCCCCGCCAGCCCGCCAAACGCGCGCAGGATGGCCAGCCCGTCGGTCTGGCTTTTTTCCGGGTGGAACTGGAGGGCAAACAGGTTGCCCCCGCCCACCATG encodes:
- a CDS encoding type II and III secretion system protein, encoding APAPAPAPAPAEAAPAPAPAEAPPAPPPPPPLTDIRQVQVKVWISEANERGIRDIGANLNFKRFVRGVEKNGSVAEARTNLLPLDQFGTLNLPFPDQSLFPPPLRSDLDNNLANGLQDRQGAGLSFSIIDTPYGTIDGAIRALERQSDADLISRPELLVANGQPALIKAGGQVPFQDAKITPPYAPQLQVQWRDVGVNLNFTPAIMPDNMVQLTLTTLEVSDVNRIENFRGVDLPVFSTRSQTGVVYVPDSTTLVIGGLTSRVLRSTERRVPVLGKIPLLGIPFRSRKADSENRNLLIFVSPTVVDLRAPTPRAESALEFWRERGTEWLNTPRIESERDAMQVGL
- a CDS encoding M28 family peptidase, with product MPGIMEDVRFLSETLPGRESQSEEEERAADYIHGRLSSVTPDTEIEPFSCVDNWELVVASYLAEFLLVALAAVWWPLPAALYGGAVAFSFLAEWSGRPVFSRLLPAYESANVVARMEALRPRRVFLLTARYDSGPATLLTAPGAAAAQRALHRLLLLAMTVVIATCVVEGAAVLGGAENPAMPWFRWAAAAALGIGAVLYFIAAAWGGDAPGANGNASGVAALIRAAELLRESPLDDSDVWLAATGAHGRGRAGIRVLLGGAGVEKPLTHVINLESVGRGTLRHTVAEGMPVAMNCGALLRAAAAKADETLPVPPVRLTSVATDAHTSLAGGWNALSIVGLDADGVPCGWQWTEDTADLVEADQIERAAVFAVAVMRELERLDHD
- a CDS encoding phosphomannomutase/phosphoglucomutase, which produces MNPEIFREYDIRGIAGKDLDESSMETIGKAYVAYMRGKRKHNCVVLGRDGRLTGKAYANALIDGVTSCGMNVIDIGMVPTPVLYYAMQVLDVDGGLMLTASHNPKEYNGLKVGVGKTTIYGGEIQKLGRIAAAGKFPKAPAKPVTITRLDMKPAYLRRVRQIIKLARPLKVVVDAANGVGGLTAIGLYRSLGCEVIPLFCEVDGNFPNHHADPTKKANLTDIIKAVKKHKADVGIAFDGDVDRLGGCDEKGNMLPGDRLLALFARSILAEKPGATILGEVKCSRGLYEDIRKHGGNAVMWRTGHSHIKAAMKTLHAELAGEMSGHIFFKHRWYGFDDAVYAGARLLEIVAAGKQPLSAHLATIPERPGTPEMEVTCADAKKFEVVRRATEYFQKELKLDVVTIDGARIEFPDGWGLLRASNTAPKLVMRVEADTPKRVKAIEKLIMDKLNELLA
- a CDS encoding 3-ketoacyl-ACP reductase encodes the protein MKTSGTALVTGASRGIGRGIALALAAKGFNIAGVATRHVPGDPEDNLETLRRTVEALGRECLPVAGDLSDLSAHQAMVDAVVGRFGAVDVLVSNAGVAPLVRADLLECSPESYDRVMGINLRGPFFFSQTVAKRMIAQVEAGLAPPRMVFITSISSRAASANRPEYCVSKAGLSMTAKCFAVRLAPYGIPVFDVQPGVIATDMTAGVTEKYDRLIGEGLLLTPRWGTPEDIGRAVAALAEGSFDYATGAVIEVGGGFGVERL
- a CDS encoding universal stress protein, with the protein product MIKRMLVPTDGSDMARRGVTYALALAEKHGASIMALHVVDVKLLEGPFLRDISASLGTAPYVNYTGNISSLLEVHGLSALEEVERLCAERGVPCETTLATGIVPRVIVEAGELADLIVLGRGGEHSPWLEGLAGSTAQAVVRRASTPVLVTGAAAPEGDKVVVAYDGSPHARKALRTGADVAREWGMALHLVTVRNDAEAVQGEALGYLESREGLEIVCVARQGDAGEEISAYAGESGAAVIVMGAFGHSKLRQLVVGSTTAYVLHSAPCPLLLLH